The following is a genomic window from Chaetodon trifascialis isolate fChaTrf1 chromosome 13, fChaTrf1.hap1, whole genome shotgun sequence.
ATTCTGCTTCTCTCTAGACACTACATGCTGGCTGCAACACATCCACAGGTGATGAGTGAGgggggagcagcagcaggcgcaGGGAGCACAACGTCCGTCCCACCACTGCAGACTATCCTCAGGAAGACGTGGGTGCTCGGCCTGAGTGTCTTCTACGTCTTCTGCATCTCTATCATGGTGTTCCCTGCAGTATCTTCAGGGATCCTGTCTGTCCAAAAAGACAGCGGCAGCCCATGGACCACCACTTACTTTGTGCCCCTCACCACTTTCCTCCTGTACAACATGGCAGACTTCTGCGGGAGGCAGGCCACAGCTTGGCTGCAGGTTCCCGGTCCCACCAGCCGAGTCTTGCCTGTACTGGTGCTGTGTCGCTCTGTCATGGTGCCACTCCTCATGTTGTGTAACTACCAGCCAAGGCACCACATCCAAACTGTGCTTTTCACCCATGACGTGTTCCCTGTAGTCTTTAACTGCCTGTTAGGCCTCACTAATGGCTACCTAGGCACTCTGCCAATGATCTATGGTCCTAAGGTTGTACCTCGGGAGCTGGCAGAGGCCACAGGAGTGGTCATGTCCTTCTTCCTCATTCTGGGACTGACTGTTGGATCGGCCTTCTCCGTGCTTATCGTGCACCTTATCTAAGCAGTATCCTGGTCATTGAAAGTGGAAAAGTGAAGCTATACAGCAGACGGTACCTGGACAATGGTGAATACCAGAACCTCGGAGCACCGATGTAAAGTGGTAAATCCAGTTATCTGCCatgagagaaaaatgctgctctTAACCATAGAGTCTTAACTCCTTCATACCTCACATTAATGTGTCATGTTTACTCAGATGTGGGCTCATGGTGTGAGCCTCAGGGCTGTGTCTGCCTTGGTTTCTACATATTAGCGATCCGTGCAGTCCAAAAGGGACACTTGATGTAACAACAAAGCTTTAATTTTTTTccttacataaaaacacattttgcacaAATTTATTTGGTTTAAGGGGTGAAAATTTGTGGTGTACAATAAGTTGATGTGTAGAGGGTGGTTGTCATTTTAGTTCAACTTTAACAATACAGACGGCAAAGAAGCAGCACACCTGATCGAGGCGTAGTCAGATAAACGTGGCTACTTTTTGATAATTGTTTGTTGTGGTTCATACATCTGAAGACTTTTTACCCAAGCTTGAGCAGACTTTATAACTCCAATATTTCCTGTAACTTctgtcattttcaaatgtgCATTTGAGCTGCAGTCCATTGGAAGTGATGTAGCCACTGTATCCttgtaaatatttaatgtttaaaaaaaaattttcgACACAAACTATAAACCTTTGTctgcatttttaatatttagattttttgttGTATAGCATCTTTGCAACTTGGCCTGTAAgtagcactttttttttttttttttcctttagttCTCAGAAGCTacaaataatgtaaaaaatggCTAGCAGCCATCTGAGGCAACTTTTTAATCCTCCATAAACTGATCATCCTCTTGTAGCAAGATGGATGCAAATGCCTTGGAGGAATTAGTCTAGAGATTTGTTGTGCACAGTCATTTGGAACGATGGTAGCAGTAATTTATGAAATCTGCAGATTATAGGCTAAAACAGTTTTGTTCCAAAAGCACTGAATATCAAAGGTTGAGCACAGTGTTGAGTTCTTTAAAATGACCTGAAAACGACTGCAGAAATGATCAACCTGTAATAAACAAGGAACTAGTTAGGTTTATATGACCTGCTTGATAAGAATACTGATCTGAAATCAGAGGAcagcaaaagaagaaaatgaaacagtggATTGGGATCGTTTTAATTGTTAAAAATTTACAGATCACCTGACAGTCGACTCAGGACTGGAAGCAAACAATCGAATTTGTGATGCTTTCTGCATGTTAGAAACGCAGTGATTTACAAACAGTAGGAAGAGTGCAAACAATGGGAGGCGAGTGGGAGGTGCACTGAGAATAATAACCTCCATATCAGCTCCttaaaacaagaacacaaacaGTTTCTACAAAATACAAATTTTGCTTTAAGGATCATACTGCTAAAAGTAATGCCAGTCATTCTTCACACACTGAGCCATCTCATCTAGCGGGGGGCAGGGGTTCTGAAGACCACTCAGAACAGCAGCCGTTTGGTGCTGTGTCAACATTATACAACAACTCGAAAGTGTTCTAACACACCTCACCCAGAAAGCAATGTAAGCAAGTAAAACCCAAATGATGCAAAACTGATAAGCTCTACAGCGAAGCTTTTGGATGTCTGCTCAGTGAAGTAGTAACAGGCCAAGCTGCAGGCCACCATACACAATCACTCCTCACCTataccccccccaaaaaacaaccaaaaaaacagAAGTCCAGTCCCTTTccaccatgacatcatcaaaaatatCACAAGGAATTTAAACAGAAATTGCGGTCACGAAAGtccattaaaaaagaaaaacaggacaaaaattAAAAGGGGGAAGCAGCACTacagtattttttaattccCTACAGGTCATTttgtgctcctcctcctctatatCCACACATGGTCTTTGCAGTGAGCCACAgcctgaaagacagaaacaagtGGTTACttgttggggaaaaaaaaaaattttacAAAATCAGTTAATTAGTTTAAGGAATCAGTTGTGGTATCCAATCAGCTACAAGAGAATCATCTATTGGGCAGCATTAGTCTCTGCAGTCATGGCCAAAACGAGTAGGTCGCCACCTTTTTCCAGGCATGCCTCCTCtcagaaactgaaaaaaggCCATGCTctacagtttcaaggtggacacccaagatgAGTGTCTACAATTCAGTAACTGACCAAATGTGACATATGATCACAATCTgctgagacatttgtgtgaaacttCATAATCAGGGTATAAATTCTTGAATTCCTGACACTCGCATTGACCTTAGACCACCAAATTCTAATCAGTTTgccttgagtccaagtggatgtttgtgccaaatttgaagaagtTCCTAAGATATCGCTCTCATGCAAATGGAATGGAGGGACAGACAATCTGAAAAGCCATTGATGGCGTGGAGACATGAAAAGGATCATATTATTTATAATATATTCACTCAGTCATATTGATCCAGCTTAGTTTCACTCCATATATCCCCCCGGTCATCCTCGACCGCCTGCAGTCAGACACGTGTTTGGGTGTCAGAGTATGATGGAAATACTCACACTGCACATAGTTGCGGTCTCCATGTTCTTGCACCAGAATGCAGGTCCCCAGCTGCACTGCTCCGTTCCCAGCAGCCTGTGCTCAGCTTCAGGACAGGCTCCCACtttctgtgtacacacacacacaaacaaacaaacacagctcagaTGCTAAACCGGCTGCAGGACTGTAGTGTTCATTGACATTAGCTGCAACATCAGGAATGACTTCACTTGTTGTGGATAAAGTGAGTAATCATGTTTCCTGGAAAAACGGGTAAGGTAGACAAAGTGTTCACATTACTTGTCTTGTTATTTAGCTCTGGATTAATCTTACCATGCACACAAAGTCTGGGTCGagcatctggagcagcagctggacaaGCAGTGGCTCATACTGTTCAACCAGCTGGTCACACTGTTGACACAGACAAGCACAGGTTAATATAAGGCTGAGGACAGGTCAAAGTTCCACAAGGTAAGAAGACAACTCCTCACCTCGGCCTGGAGAGCGTCGGGCAGGAAGCTGCAGGCTTTCCTCACAGCCTCCTCAATCTGTGCCTCAGTAGCATTCTTCTCCAGAATCTCATCAACATAAGTAATGGCCATCTTGCACACCTCGCAGTAGCCACCAGCCTTGAAGCGACTACGGTCAAGTGCAGCTGCAAAGGTTTGGAAAAGAAACCACTGTTGTTACCCATACACCTTCAGCTTCACCAGCAAATAACAGACCATACAGTAGGGTGGGGTTTCCTCTGAATTTCATCAATTCCACATATCAATTCCAAtattatttgaaaaataaataaatgaaatattgcTGTCTTTCCTGTTCAGATTTTACCCATTTCTTGATATTTTggattcagttttattttcaaactgaatttctgTTCCTAACCCTTCAATACACTGAGATGTCACACTTAATGGAGCATTTTGAGCAAAATGTAATGCTCCTAAATATGACTTTCGCACTACATCTCTGAAGCATCTCTGCTGTACTTACGGACATATGTGCGCCTGGCACCGTTGCAGAGTGCCAGCACTGTGCAGACAGTCTTGGGGTCAGCCTGCTGCAACAGCAGCTCAATGATGGCCTGGCCGTAGGTTTCGATCAGGTCCTTACACTGCCCAGTCAGAGAGGAGGGCAGAAACGTGCACACCTTCTCCACAGCTTGAATGACCTCCTCCTGAGGTCAAAGAAAAATAGATCAGCTTGGCACCTCTAACTAAGTGGCAGTGGTTTTGTGGATTTTCATGGCGATATGGCATACTGCTAGTAGCGCACATCCCACCTCTGTTGCCTGATCCTCCAACCTagcctccagctccttcatcaCGAACTCACAGATGGCACACAGTGGGGAATCACGGACACGCACCATGGGCTGGAACACAAAGAGCCCGATCTCATGTGCATTTACAATACTGTGCTGTAAAGCTGATTTCTATCTTGCATCATTATCTAGTCCTGATGAGAGTCAGCAGTATGGTGCCCACCATGACTTACCATAGCAGACTTGTCAGTGGCAGACTCCACCTTGGTGGCAGGGAAAAGCTTGACAGCAGGTACGGTTTTGGCAGCAGGTACGGTTTTGGCAGCAGGTACGGTCTTGgcaggctgcagcttcagcatgGGAGTGGACTTCTTCATAGCGGTACAGAAGCCAGCATGGACACAGATATCCTTGGGCTCCTgacaaaagaaacagacaaTTACTTCAGGATACACAGCCAACAGTCTGCAAAACCTTCCACACTGCATGCTGTTAGCATAAACCATGTGTTTCTACTCTGCATACCATTCCACAGCATTACCACCCATGCAATATGCACAAGTTTctatgagaaaaacaaaccaaaaaaaaaacaaaacaaaaacatctaatgcagtcttttttttccagtaccaaacacacagcaacatagACCCATACTGCCCAAAAAAAAACGTTTACTTGTGCAGCCCTGACTATGAGGCATCCAACAAGATCAGCCACATTGTTATAGAAAGAACAGCCACATACAGCACAATCAAGATGGTactttttttgttcagtgttgGTGAAGACGAATACATCCCTCAGCTGCCTTCTTTAATCACAAGCCTTCTTTAAATGTGAGAGCACGAGAGAGAATCTTAATGTGGCCTTTCGCTGTAGTGATCCAACAGGCACATAAGTGTCAAAACATCAGCCAGATGAACAAGAGTGTTCAGGTTTAGTAAAGTCGTCTCACTTCTAATTAGATTATCATGTACATGAGTATGTACAGTGACAGGTGAGTAGCGCTAGGAGCGGACAGCACAAGAAGCGAGAGCTAAGGGTTAAGAGGCTACAGGCTGAACACAGAGAGACCTACCTGTTCCTGGGGAGCGGCACACAAAACccagagcaggagaaaacagagcaaGACAACATGAATGGAGGGGAGAAACGTAACACAGGCgaaaaagacagcagaaagtaaggaaaaaaaaattacaagaCAGAAAGTGATTCAAAGGTGTGAATAAATTAAAGTCAGCAGGCCAGGTGGTGCTGTAAGACTGGATATGGGCTTAGCACCACCAAAGCGCACAAATTACCACAGACTTATTAGTTTGGATGTTCATTGAGCTCATTATTGAATATTAGAGTAACATAATGGCCATTCATGTTATAATATGGCTTAAAtatgcaaacaaaaaaaggctttttggaactttttaaaaataagaaGTGGGAGGGTTAGAACACTCACCATGGACATGAGCTGCTCAACAACAAGGACGCCGTACTGGCCGACATACTCCTTGCACTACAGTGAAGAAGAACAGTTAATACACAGCATTTTCAGATGGGGGATATTTTATCAAAAGTACAATACTAAAAACATCCATTAACCAAAGCTCCTCCACCTGTGTGGTGTTCTCACCATTGCAGACAAGCTTGGCCCCAGTAGGTCACACTGGTTCTCAATATTCTCAATGAGAGAGTTGACAAATGAGGAGTTGGCCTTTGCTTCAGCTTGGGCATCAGTCAGGAACTTGATGCAGTCCTGACACACAGTGTCACTTTCCTACAGGAAAGGTAACATTCAGGGACAAATGAAGACGATGTGCATCATCAGTGGGTGGGAAGCATATTGCTGGTGCAGATGGAAGTTAAGCAGTGTACCTTCTTTGGAGACTCTGGTTTGGGGGGCTCCTCCTTGGGGCTCTCCTGAGGATAGAGGAGCTCAGGCACATTGAGGAGGAAGGGAGCCACCACTCTCTGGGAAAGGTCAATGGCAGGGATTTCATTGGACATGAGCTGCTCCTGGGCATGAGCCTTAGCCAGGGCTGCCTGCTGAGACCGACACAGCCCCATGGCGCCACACACCACACTGGGATCCtcctaaaacaaacacaatttaaaaTTACTTCAATAATTGGCACATTTTTAAAGTTACATTATCATGCTGTATTTAAAAAGTCTTGTACACGTTAGCTGTAACCTGAAGCAAATACACTACTCCTTGCTTTAAAGCCTGGATGACCCATATAGTCAAATGCGTTTAAAAAGAAATTGAGCTTGAACAAGATATCATAAAAGTATATACAAAATgagtgtgcaaagtaatacaaatggATGTGCAAAGTCAATTTGGCTACAAAAGGATGTGCAAGTTGAATTTGGAAAAAACTGTATACAACAGGATGCGCAAAGTTCAATTGGTCAAATATGTGTATTGATAGGATCTGTGAACAACTGCATCTTTTGTTTCCCAAGTGGCTGTAGCAGGTGAGAGGTGAAACAAAGCCACAGCAAGTGGTCCAAGTCATGAGGTTCAGTATTGCACAACGACGACTCTGTTCCCACTAGACTTGGACTGGCTTCCCCATCAATAGCTCTTATTCAGCTCGTTGCACTTTGCTCACAGCCActtcttttgcctttttttgacacagagctgcagatgaaCCATTTACTAAAGAGTCTTAGATGAAGCTGAACTTCATTAACTTTCAATAAAATCTTTGTCAAAACTTGTTTCCAACTTATTTGAAAGCATTTAATATGATACTAAATGCTAACTTTGTAAAGGCACCATTAAAAAGAAGCAATCTTCATGTGCCTGGTCTGATACTTTGGTTGACTATTGCGACACTGGACCTTCCACCACAGGTTTTTGATCTACATTTAAACTGACAACAGGCTAAGACTTGGAC
Proteins encoded in this region:
- the psap gene encoding prosaposin isoform X1, encoding MLLLALLFVSSAVATPLLGTEECARGPPYWCQNVKTASLCGAVTHCQQNVWNKPQMKSVPCDLCKEVLIVVEQILKDNATEAEVLGYLEKACQLIPDQGLTAECKEMVDNYYPILMGIIKGELEDPSVVCGAMGLCRSQQAALAKAHAQEQLMSNEIPAIDLSQRVVAPFLLNVPELLYPQESPKEEPPKPESPKKESDTVCQDCIKFLTDAQAEAKANSSFVNSLIENIENQCDLLGPSLSAMCKEYVGQYGVLVVEQLMSMVSEPKDICVHAGFCTAMKKSTPMLKLQPAKTVPAAKTVPAAKTVPAVKLFPATKVESATDKSAMPMVRVRDSPLCAICEFVMKELEARLEDQATEEEVIQAVEKVCTFLPSSLTGQCKDLIETYGQAIIELLLQQADPKTVCTVLALCNGARRTYVPALDRSRFKAGGYCEVCKMAITYVDEILEKNATEAQIEEAVRKACSFLPDALQAECDQLVEQYEPLLVQLLLQMLDPDFVCMKVGACPEAEHRLLGTEQCSWGPAFWCKNMETATMCSAVAHCKDHVWI
- the psap gene encoding prosaposin isoform X2, coding for MLLLALLFVSSAVATPLLGTEECARGPPYWCQNVKTASLCGAVTHCQQNVWNKPQMKSVPCDLCKEVLIVVEQILKDNATEAEVLGYLEKACQLIPDQGLTAECKEMVDNYYPILMGIIKGELEDPSVVCGAMGLCRSQQAALAKAHAQEQLMSNEIPAIDLSQRVVAPFLLNVPELLYPQESPKEEPPKPESPKKESDTVCQDCIKFLTDAQAEAKANSSFVNSLIENIENQCDLLGPSLSAMCKEYVGQYGVLVVEQLMSMEPKDICVHAGFCTAMKKSTPMLKLQPAKTVPAAKTVPAAKTVPAVKLFPATKVESATDKSAMPMVRVRDSPLCAICEFVMKELEARLEDQATEEEVIQAVEKVCTFLPSSLTGQCKDLIETYGQAIIELLLQQADPKTVCTVLALCNGARRTYVPALDRSRFKAGGYCEVCKMAITYVDEILEKNATEAQIEEAVRKACSFLPDALQAECDQLVEQYEPLLVQLLLQMLDPDFVCMKVGACPEAEHRLLGTEQCSWGPAFWCKNMETATMCSAVAHCKDHVWI